A genome region from Nocardia sp. NBC_00565 includes the following:
- a CDS encoding Re/Si-specific NAD(P)(+) transhydrogenase subunit alpha, giving the protein MDSPAEPDAYQWTRIGVVRETESDERRVALVPQIIPALRAQGVEVIVETGAGLGALIPDDLYTAAGATIGDPWGADVIVKVAAPSDSEIARLADGQTLIGFLAPRNADNKIGALKAAGVQAFAVEAIPRISRAQVMDALSSQANVAGYKAVLLAASESTRYFPMLTTAAGTVKPATVLVLGVGVAGLQALATAKRLGGRTTGYDVRPEVSDQVRSVGAQWLDLGIDAAGEGGYARELTDEEKAAQQRALEDAIKGFDVVITTALVPGRPAPRLVTAAAVEGMKPGSVIVDLAGETGGNCELTEPGKTVVRHGVTICSPLNLPATMPEHASELYSKNIFALLELMLKDGALAPDFTDQVLADSCVTRERGESIGSSVKA; this is encoded by the coding sequence CTGGACAGTCCAGCCGAACCCGACGCGTATCAGTGGACGCGGATCGGGGTCGTTCGGGAAACCGAATCCGACGAACGACGTGTTGCATTGGTGCCGCAGATAATTCCCGCTCTGCGCGCGCAGGGCGTGGAGGTGATCGTCGAGACAGGCGCGGGTCTGGGCGCGCTCATTCCCGATGACCTTTACACCGCAGCCGGGGCGACCATCGGCGATCCCTGGGGTGCCGATGTGATCGTCAAGGTGGCCGCGCCGAGCGACTCCGAGATCGCCAGACTGGCCGACGGGCAGACACTGATCGGGTTTCTTGCACCGCGTAATGCCGACAATAAGATCGGCGCTTTGAAGGCCGCCGGGGTGCAGGCCTTCGCGGTGGAAGCGATTCCGCGTATCTCCCGCGCGCAGGTCATGGACGCTTTGTCCTCGCAGGCCAACGTCGCCGGATACAAGGCAGTGCTGCTCGCCGCCTCGGAATCGACGCGGTACTTCCCCATGCTGACCACCGCCGCGGGCACCGTGAAGCCCGCGACCGTGCTGGTCCTGGGCGTGGGCGTGGCCGGTTTGCAAGCGTTGGCCACGGCAAAGCGATTGGGAGGCCGCACAACGGGCTACGACGTGCGGCCCGAGGTCTCCGATCAGGTGCGCTCGGTCGGTGCGCAGTGGCTCGATCTGGGTATCGACGCCGCCGGTGAGGGCGGGTACGCCCGCGAACTCACCGACGAGGAGAAGGCCGCGCAGCAGCGGGCTTTGGAGGATGCGATCAAGGGGTTCGACGTGGTCATCACCACCGCGCTGGTGCCGGGTCGTCCCGCACCGCGTCTGGTCACCGCGGCCGCCGTCGAGGGCATGAAGCCCGGCAGCGTCATCGTGGACCTCGCGGGTGAGACCGGCGGCAACTGCGAGCTCACCGAGCCCGGCAAAACCGTTGTGCGCCACGGGGTCACCATCTGCTCGCCACTGAACCTGCCGGCGACCATGCCCGAGCACGCCTCGGAGCTGTACTCCAAGAACATCTTCGCGCTGCTGGAACTGATGCTGAAGGACGGTGCCCTGGCACCCGATTTCACCGATCAGGTGCTCGCGGATTCCTGCGTCACGCGTGAGCGCGGCGAATCGATCGGATCGAGCGTGAAAGCCTGA
- a CDS encoding NAD-dependent epimerase/dehydratase family protein — protein sequence MSDSDTRPDNTRKSLVIGATGFLGSHVVRELVARGEQVRVLVRPSSNTRPLDGLAIESAVGELTDTSAVESAVHGCSIVYYCAVDTRAWLTDPAPLYATNVDTLRVVLDVAIRHPLDAFVFTSTMSTIGRHGARPADEDDEFDWATEAGHYVRTRVAAEELVLGYARDHGLPAMAMCVANTYGADDWQPTPHGAFVAGAALGRLPFTVSGVRAESVGITDAAHALILAAERGRPGQRYIVAERSIDLGEIIRIAATTTGRPTPRLVLPRQVLSMIGTFGTIAARLTGRSVRLTKTTVRLMHWMPEMSHAKAERELGWQPRPVTEAIRDGARFWVDRTTRHHRNLTEH from the coding sequence ATGTCCGACAGTGACACTCGCCCCGACAACACCCGAAAGAGCCTGGTGATCGGCGCAACCGGCTTCCTGGGCTCACACGTGGTTCGCGAACTCGTGGCGCGCGGCGAACAGGTTCGCGTCCTGGTCCGGCCGAGCAGCAACACCCGCCCGCTCGACGGCCTCGCAATCGAATCGGCGGTCGGCGAACTGACCGACACGTCCGCTGTCGAGTCAGCGGTTCATGGATGCAGCATCGTCTACTACTGCGCGGTCGACACCAGAGCTTGGCTCACCGACCCAGCGCCGCTGTACGCGACCAATGTCGACACCTTGCGCGTGGTCCTGGATGTCGCGATCCGCCACCCGCTCGATGCGTTCGTGTTCACCAGCACCATGTCGACGATCGGGCGCCACGGAGCGCGACCGGCCGACGAGGATGACGAATTCGATTGGGCGACAGAGGCAGGACACTACGTGCGGACCCGCGTAGCCGCAGAAGAACTCGTACTCGGGTACGCCCGCGACCATGGACTGCCCGCCATGGCCATGTGCGTCGCCAACACCTACGGCGCCGACGACTGGCAGCCCACTCCGCACGGCGCCTTCGTGGCAGGCGCCGCTCTCGGTCGACTACCGTTCACCGTCTCCGGCGTCCGCGCCGAATCCGTGGGAATTACCGATGCCGCGCACGCGCTGATCCTGGCCGCCGAGCGTGGACGACCCGGGCAGCGCTACATCGTCGCCGAACGCAGCATCGACCTCGGTGAAATAATTCGGATCGCGGCCACCACCACAGGCCGACCGACACCCCGGCTCGTATTGCCACGGCAGGTATTGAGCATGATCGGCACCTTCGGCACGATTGCCGCTCGCCTTACGGGCCGATCGGTCAGGCTCACCAAAACCACCGTGCGCCTGATGCACTGGATGCCCGAGATGAGCCACGCCAAGGCAGAGCGCGAACTGGGCTGGCAACCGCGCCCGGTGACCGAAGCCATCCGCGACGGTGCCCGCTTCTGGGTCGATCGCACAACGCGACACCACCGGAATCTCACCGAGCACTAG
- a CDS encoding FAD-dependent oxidoreductase codes for MAYVITQRCCNDASCVSECPVDCIRPRPGDPEFAAAEMLHIDPDTCIDCGACVEACPVQAIHAEDELPAGYERYAEINAAYFRHHPLDPGINDALNPTRLPRDSSPLRVAIIGTGPSACYAAEQLIARGNVEVEMFDRLPAPWGLARYGVAPDHPETRGVTSMFAGAFKRDAVRFHLNVEVGHDISHAELLDHCHAVIYAVGASGDRRLEIPGEDLPGSFSATEFVAWYNGHPDYADRQFDLSGERAVVIGNGNVALDIARVLTADPQELGRTDIADHALKVLRESNIREVVLVGRRGLRQGAFTGPEFLALGRLPGTEVIIDPSDLDESVAAALADPITDPATRLKLTLAQEYAQRPVIADANRIVFRFLASPQALLGRDRVESVRLTLNEIRESGGVAEAVPTTKSEDIATSLVLRAVGYRGAAMPDVPFDPRAGIIPNENGRVVDAAGVLPGVYAVGWIKRGPRGVIGTNRRDAEETVDALVDDFSLGRLGTPVQGRADLTALLGGRCPNLVDRQGWGLIDAAERANGAENNRPRVKFTRTEQMVAAARP; via the coding sequence ATGGCCTACGTAATAACTCAGCGCTGCTGCAACGATGCCAGCTGCGTGTCCGAATGCCCGGTCGATTGCATACGCCCGCGGCCCGGTGACCCGGAGTTCGCGGCCGCCGAGATGCTGCATATCGACCCCGACACCTGCATCGACTGTGGTGCGTGCGTCGAGGCGTGCCCGGTGCAGGCCATTCACGCCGAGGACGAACTGCCGGCGGGCTACGAGCGCTATGCCGAGATCAACGCTGCCTACTTCCGTCATCACCCCTTGGATCCGGGGATCAACGATGCACTGAACCCCACTCGGCTGCCACGTGATTCGAGCCCGCTGCGAGTTGCGATCATCGGCACCGGTCCATCGGCGTGCTATGCGGCGGAACAACTGATCGCGCGCGGCAACGTCGAGGTTGAGATGTTCGACCGGCTACCCGCACCGTGGGGTCTGGCCCGCTATGGAGTCGCCCCCGACCATCCCGAAACCCGCGGCGTCACATCGATGTTCGCGGGGGCTTTCAAGCGCGACGCGGTGCGTTTCCATCTGAATGTCGAAGTGGGCCATGATATTTCGCACGCCGAGTTACTCGACCACTGCCATGCGGTCATCTACGCGGTGGGCGCGTCCGGTGATCGCCGACTCGAGATTCCTGGCGAGGATCTGCCGGGCAGCTTCTCCGCGACGGAGTTCGTCGCTTGGTACAACGGGCATCCCGACTACGCAGACCGGCAGTTCGATCTGTCCGGGGAACGCGCGGTTGTCATCGGCAATGGAAATGTCGCCTTGGACATCGCTCGGGTGCTGACGGCCGACCCGCAGGAACTGGGACGCACCGATATCGCCGACCATGCCCTGAAGGTGCTGCGCGAGAGCAATATTCGTGAAGTGGTCCTGGTCGGGCGGCGCGGATTGCGGCAGGGTGCCTTCACCGGACCGGAATTCCTCGCCCTCGGCCGCCTGCCCGGTACCGAGGTGATCATCGATCCGTCCGATCTTGATGAGAGCGTCGCCGCCGCACTGGCGGATCCGATCACCGATCCGGCGACACGGCTGAAGCTGACCCTGGCGCAGGAGTATGCACAGCGGCCGGTGATCGCAGACGCCAACCGGATCGTCTTCAGATTCCTCGCTTCGCCGCAGGCTCTGCTCGGCCGAGATCGCGTCGAGTCGGTGCGATTGACCCTCAACGAGATTCGCGAGTCCGGCGGTGTGGCGGAGGCAGTTCCCACCACCAAATCCGAGGACATCGCCACATCGCTCGTATTGCGCGCGGTCGGCTACCGCGGTGCGGCCATGCCAGACGTTCCATTCGACCCCAGGGCCGGGATCATTCCGAACGAGAACGGTCGAGTGGTCGATGCTGCCGGAGTGTTACCAGGGGTGTACGCCGTCGGTTGGATCAAGCGCGGCCCGCGTGGAGTCATCGGCACGAACCGTCGCGACGCGGAAGAGACGGTGGACGCGCTTGTCGACGACTTCAGTTTGGGTCGGCTGGGTACGCCCGTGCAGGGCCGCGCGGATCTGACGGCATTGTTGGGTGGGCGTTGCCCGAATCTGGTGGATCGCCAGGGGTGGGGACTGATCGATGCCGCTGAACGCGCCAATGGTGCCGAGAACAATCGCCCGCGGGTGAAGTTCACACGTACAGAGCAGATGGTGGCTGCGGCCCGTCCATGA
- a CDS encoding ferredoxin codes for MKIHADLDLCQGHAVCQAEAPEVFTVPKRGKVEILDSHPGPDAREGVDNAVRYCPTQALTLNDESSNLHERTTAVADSDRAARVSFRTQSDSAYTALERDELAMLLPELLLSGHLIDRSGMAHTIAAFGRTGMTEVAIEEWQLASPVYTRRMQRALGFTGDSVETIFKGLQLDIGAPPQFMDFRFRVDDHDHGEFWLDHCGALADVEPMGEAYVKSMCHDIEDPTFDATALATNPYAQVRPIHRPPRVPADRHPVCAWTVVIDSRHIPPAVPSNFDLIAASCAATIELESIDRGDAGRADYSGPLLSDLRFADFSKSALIRMADEVCLQHHLLALGFLIAVRERADDDAAVDIARKQFTGIAGLTATRIRDALGLGDDDAALAQVLSLHPAWNPLPYTGICIDHSEVGVRIRIPRNSGASRDGVWPALVDTDALAPLAAMARGVNPRYIPYVVTNTADELAVGFLLGAESFPEADEVAITRFSTGAEFQFTDRGIPLPLTVVQRGTSASR; via the coding sequence ATGAAGATTCACGCTGATCTCGACCTGTGTCAGGGACACGCGGTCTGCCAGGCGGAAGCGCCCGAGGTGTTCACCGTTCCCAAGCGCGGCAAGGTCGAGATCCTCGATTCCCACCCGGGTCCCGACGCGCGCGAGGGCGTCGATAACGCCGTGCGCTACTGCCCGACGCAGGCACTCACATTAAACGATGAAAGCTCGAATCTCCATGAAAGGACCACTGCTGTGGCTGATTCCGATCGAGCCGCTAGGGTGAGTTTCCGAACGCAATCGGACAGCGCGTACACCGCCCTCGAGCGCGACGAGCTGGCGATGCTGCTGCCCGAGTTGCTGCTGAGTGGGCATTTGATCGACCGCTCCGGGATGGCGCACACCATCGCGGCGTTCGGGCGTACGGGCATGACCGAAGTGGCGATCGAGGAGTGGCAACTCGCCAGCCCCGTCTACACCCGTCGTATGCAGCGTGCGCTCGGGTTCACCGGTGACAGTGTGGAGACGATATTCAAAGGGCTGCAGCTCGATATCGGCGCACCACCTCAGTTCATGGACTTCCGGTTCCGCGTCGATGACCACGACCATGGTGAGTTCTGGCTGGACCATTGTGGCGCGCTGGCGGACGTCGAACCCATGGGCGAGGCGTATGTGAAGTCGATGTGCCACGACATCGAGGATCCGACCTTCGACGCGACGGCGCTGGCCACCAATCCCTATGCCCAGGTCCGTCCGATTCACCGTCCGCCGCGGGTGCCCGCGGATCGACATCCGGTATGCGCGTGGACGGTGGTGATCGACTCCCGGCACATCCCGCCGGCGGTCCCATCGAACTTCGACCTGATAGCGGCGTCGTGTGCGGCGACGATCGAGCTCGAGTCGATCGATCGCGGTGATGCCGGTCGAGCCGACTACAGCGGTCCGTTGTTGAGCGACCTGCGCTTCGCGGATTTCTCCAAATCAGCGCTGATCCGAATGGCCGACGAAGTATGTCTGCAACACCACCTCCTGGCTCTTGGCTTTCTCATTGCGGTCAGGGAACGTGCGGACGACGACGCAGCGGTGGATATCGCGCGCAAGCAGTTCACGGGAATCGCCGGCCTGACCGCAACCCGCATTCGCGATGCGCTCGGGTTGGGTGATGACGACGCGGCGCTGGCCCAGGTGCTGAGTCTGCATCCCGCATGGAACCCCTTGCCGTACACCGGAATCTGCATCGATCACAGCGAAGTCGGCGTGCGCATCCGTATTCCCCGAAACAGTGGCGCGAGTCGTGATGGGGTGTGGCCTGCGCTGGTCGATACGGACGCACTCGCTCCGCTCGCCGCCATGGCCCGAGGGGTTAACCCGCGATATATCCCGTACGTCGTCACCAATACCGCCGACGAGCTTGCCGTTGGCTTCCTACTGGGAGCGGAGTCGTTTCCGGAAGCGGACGAAGTCGCGATCACTCGCTTCAGTACGGGTGCGGAATTCCAATTCACCGACCGCGGCATTCCGCTGCCGCTGACCGTGGTTCAACGAGGTACCAGCGCATCGCGCTGA
- a CDS encoding cytochrome P450: MTLVKPQRVSGGAGDHGHLEEFRTDPIALMRRVRSECGDVGSFELAGNEVILLSGSEANEFFFRASDDELDQGSAYPFMKPIFGEGVVFDASPERRKEMLHNQALRADHMKGHAATIAAEVDRMLAVWGDEGEIDLLEFFAELTIYTSSSCLIGKKFRDQLDARFAHLYHELEQGTDALAYVDPYAPIESFRKRDEARVKLVELVQSIMDGREANPSTDKDDRDLLDILISVKDDEGAPRFSASEITGMFISMMFAGHHTTSGTAAWTIIELLRHPEILATVVSELDELYADGSEVSHNALRQIPNLEATLKETLRLHPPLIILMRVAQDEFEVCGHRIARGDMVASTPAISNRIPEDFPEPDSFDPSRYLDPRQEDIVNRWTWIPFGAGRHRCVGAPFALMQLKAIFSILLRDWEFELAQPSDTYRNDHSKMVVQLQQPCRVRVRRRQR; this comes from the coding sequence ATGACGCTGGTCAAGCCTCAGCGAGTGTCCGGGGGAGCAGGCGATCACGGGCACCTGGAGGAGTTCCGTACCGATCCGATCGCGCTCATGCGACGTGTCCGAAGTGAATGCGGTGACGTCGGGTCGTTCGAACTCGCCGGCAACGAGGTCATTCTGCTTTCCGGATCCGAAGCCAACGAGTTCTTCTTCCGCGCGAGCGACGACGAGCTGGATCAAGGGTCGGCCTACCCGTTTATGAAGCCGATCTTCGGCGAGGGCGTGGTATTCGACGCGAGTCCTGAACGGCGCAAGGAGATGCTGCACAACCAGGCGTTGCGCGCGGATCACATGAAGGGACATGCCGCGACCATCGCCGCTGAGGTGGACCGGATGCTTGCCGTTTGGGGTGACGAGGGTGAGATCGACCTGCTGGAGTTTTTCGCGGAGTTGACCATTTACACGTCCTCGTCCTGCCTGATCGGCAAGAAGTTCCGGGACCAGCTCGACGCGCGGTTCGCGCATTTGTATCACGAACTCGAACAGGGCACCGATGCACTGGCATACGTGGATCCCTATGCGCCGATCGAGAGTTTCCGCAAGCGCGACGAGGCTCGCGTCAAACTGGTCGAACTCGTCCAGAGCATCATGGATGGGCGCGAGGCGAATCCGTCGACCGACAAGGACGACCGGGACCTACTCGACATTCTGATCTCGGTGAAAGACGACGAGGGCGCGCCGCGCTTCTCGGCCAGCGAGATCACCGGCATGTTCATCTCGATGATGTTCGCGGGACACCACACCACGTCCGGGACCGCCGCATGGACGATCATCGAGCTGCTACGGCATCCGGAAATCCTGGCGACGGTGGTTTCCGAACTCGACGAGTTGTACGCGGACGGGTCCGAGGTCAGTCACAACGCACTGCGCCAGATTCCGAATCTCGAAGCGACGCTGAAGGAGACGCTGCGCCTGCATCCGCCGCTGATCATCCTGATGCGGGTGGCGCAGGACGAATTCGAGGTATGCGGTCACCGCATCGCTCGCGGTGACATGGTCGCGTCCACTCCCGCGATCTCCAACCGCATTCCCGAAGACTTCCCCGAACCAGACTCTTTCGATCCGAGCCGGTACCTCGACCCACGGCAGGAAGACATCGTCAACCGTTGGACCTGGATCCCCTTCGGGGCGGGGCGCCATCGGTGCGTCGGGGCGCCGTTCGCGCTCATGCAGTTGAAGGCGATCTTCTCGATTCTGTTGCGGGACTGGGAATTCGAGCTGGCGCAGCCCTCGGATACCTACCGCAACGACCACTCCAAGATGGTGGTGCAGCTGCAACAGCCGTGCCGCGTCCGCGTCCGCCGCCGTCAGCGGTGA